One segment of Onychomys torridus chromosome 3, mOncTor1.1, whole genome shotgun sequence DNA contains the following:
- the Prss37 gene encoding probable inactive serine protease 37, with amino-acid sequence MKLIFYLTILAGTALFTHSVQKEDHAPYIVYLKSNFNPCVGVLIKPSWVLAPSHCYLPNLRVMLGNLKSRIRDGTEQTIQPIQIIRYWNYSHSAPQDDLMLIKLAKPATFNHKVQVLPLATTNVRPGTVCTLSGLDWSENNIGRHPDLRLNLEAPVMTDKDCQKTQQGSSHRNSLCVKFVKIFSRIFGEVAVATVICKGKLQGIEVGHFMGGDVGIYTNVYTYIPWIEKTIKERVK; translated from the exons atgaaacttattttttatttgaccATCCTAGCTG GGACAGCTTTATTCACTCACTCTGTGCAGAAAGAGGACCATGCTCCATATATAGTCTACCTCAAGTCTAACTTCAACCCCTGTGTGGGTGTCCTCATCAAGCCCAGCTGGGTACTGGCACCATCTCACTGCTATTTACC aAATCTGAGGGTGATGCTGGGGAATCTCAAAAGCAGAATCAGAGACGGGACAGAGCAGACAATTCAACCCATCCAGATTATCCGCTACTGGAACTACAGCCACAGTGCCCCGCAGGATGACCTCATGCTTATTAAACTAGCTAAGCCTGCCACCTTCAACCACAAAGTCCAGGTCCTTCCCCTCGCCACTACCAATGTCCGGCCAGGCACTGTCTGTACACTTTCAGGTTTGGACTGGAGTGAGAACAACATTG GCAGGCACCCTGACTTGAGGCTGAATCTGGAGGCTCCAGTGATGACTGACAAAGACTGCCAGAAAACTCAACAAGGAAGCAGCCACAGGAACTCCTTATGTGTCAAATTTGTGAAAATCTTCAGCCGAATTTTTGGG GAGGTGGCTGTGGCTACTGTCATTTGTAAAGGCAAGCTCCAGGGAATTGAAGTTGGACACTTCATGGGAGGGGACGTTGGCATCTACACCAATGTTTACACCTATATACCGTGGATTGAGAAAACCATTAAGGAAAGGGTGAAATGA